The window GCATCATGTTCGAGCAGGTCATAGGCACCTTCCTCTCGACGCTGCTCGACAACAGGGCGCTCTGGATAAACGGCGGCTTCAAGGGCGTGGTGGAGCTCGAGCGATGGGGACTGAAGGAGCTCTCCGAGCCCCAGGACCTGAAGTTCAACATGGTGGAGATGAAGGAGAAGTGCCGCAGCTACTACGACCAGTACAAGGAGTTCATAAGGGAGCTGCTCCCATCCTACGCCTTCGACATGATCGACGAGATGATAAGCATGGACTACTTCGCCATAGACATCATGCTCTGGTCGCAGGTGGTCTACACCCTCATGCACCGCTACGACATATCGAGGGACCGGGAGACGAGGGGCAAGATACTCGACGCCCTCAAGCCCCTCTACTTCGCCAGGACCATAAGCTTCAACTACAACACCTGGAAGTACAGCGTCCGCTACGCCGAGGCCGAGGTGCGCCGCCAGGCCATGGGGTTCGCCTCGCAGCGCTACTACCTGCTCGGCCTCTACAGCGAAAGCGGCATGCCCGGCGAGTTCCGCAAGGCGGTGGCGCGCAAGCCCTCGGTGAGGCCCGCGCCGAGCGCATGAGCTTCAGCGAGGGAGCCCTTCCTCGGGGCGGTTAATGGGGGTCTCCATCGCTCTTTCAAGCGTCGTAACCCTCGTCCCTTCACGCCGGGCCGGCCCCTCGCCGGCCCCTCACTTCCTCATCAGAACGGCCGCGTAGCCCTCGTCGGCGAGGCGGCGCGCCAGCTCCATGGCCTCGGCCCTCTTCTCGAAGGAGCCGATCCTCACGCGGTAAAACTTCCTTCCCGAGATGCGGGCGGCACTCACGTAGGCGCCCCTGTACTTGACGGCGAGGGCCCGCCTGAGCCTGCGGGCGTTGGCCGCGTCGGTGAAGGCCCCGAGCTGCACCACGTAGGGACCGGAAGAGCCGGAGTCCGCCACCTTGATGTATTTTCTGTAGCGGGGGTCCCGGCCCACCACCCTGAGGGCGACCCTCGCCGTGCCGGGCCCTATCATGTCCATGCGCCGGGCCGCCTCGTAGGAGAGGTCGAGGATGCGGCCCTTGACGAAGGGTCCCCTGTCGTTGACCACCACCCGCACGCTCCGGCCGTTGTCGAGGTTCCTTACGTCCAGGACCGTGCCCAGCGGCAGGGTCTTGTGGGCCGCCGTCATGGCGTGCATGTCGTAGATCTCGCCGCTTGCCGTGGGGCGGCCGTGGAAGTCGGAGCCGTACCACGACGCCACCCCGCGAAGCTCCTCGCCGGCGCCGGAGAGCGGGAAGGCCGAGGCGCACCCCCCCGCCGGCGCAAGGACGAGAGCGGCGAGCAAAAGCCTTGCGGATCCCTTCTTCCACCATCTCTTGTTCACGTTGACCTCCTTCAGACGGCTCCGGCGCTCGAGGATTTGCGGCAAAGGACGTCCTTGAGAAAACGGCCGGTCCATGAGCCGTCCGTTGCCGCCACCTCTTCGGGCGTGCCACGGGCCACTATCCGCCCGCCGCGCCTTCCCCCCTCGGGCCCCAGGTCTATGATCCAGTCGGCCGACTTTATGACGTCCAGGTTGTGCTCGATTATGATGATCGTGTTGCCCGCCTCGTTGAGCAGGCGCAGTACGTCGAGGAGCTTGTGTATGTCGGCGAAGTGGAGCCCCGTCGTGGGTTCGTCCAGTATGTAGAGCGTGCGGCCCGTGGAGCGCCTGGAGAGCTCGCGGGCGAGCTTTATGCGCTGGGCCTCGCCGCCCGAGAGTGTCGTCGCCGCCTGCCCGAGCTTTATGTAGCCCAGGCCCACGTCGCCGAGCATGCGCAGCCGCTCGCGAACGGCCGGGATGTTGCGGAAGAACTCGAGCGCCTCGGCCACCGTCATATCGAGCACCTCGTAGATGTTCCTGCCCTTGTAGCGGATCTCGAGTGTCTCGCGGTTGTAGCGCCGTCCTCGGCAGACGTCGCAGGTCACGTACACGTCGGGCAGAAAGTGCATCTCCACCTTTATGAGACCGTCGCCCGTGCAGGCCTCGCACCGGCCGCCCTTCACGTTGAAGCTGAAGCGCCCGGGCGTGTAGCCCCGGATGCGCGCCTCGGGCAGGGCGCTGAAGAGCTCGCGGATCGGTGTGAAGAGCCCGGTGTAGGTGGCCGGGTTGCTGCGCGGCGTGCGCCCTATGGGCGACTGGTCGATGTCTATGACCTTGTCGATGAACTCGACGCCCTCCACGGCGTCCACGTGGCCGGCCTTGCCGCCCAGGCCGTGGAAGCGGCGCGCCAGGTTGCGGTAGAGGGTGTCGACGACGAGCGTGCTCTTTCCCGAGCCGGAAACGCCGGTCACACAGGTTATGAGCCCTATGGGAAACTCCACGTCCAGTCCCCTCAGGTTGTTGGCCCTCACGCCCTTGAGCTTGAGGCGGGCGGGTCCCGGCGGCTTCCTCGCGGCGGGCACCGGTATCTCGAGCTCCCCTGAAAGATACTTGCCCGTGATCGAGCGCGGAGCGGCCGCGATGTCGGCAAAGCCGCCCTGGGCCACCACCTCGCCGCCTCCCCTGCCCGCCCCGGGGCCCATGTCTATGATGTGGTCGGCCGACCGTATGGTCTCCTCGTCGTGCTCCACGACGAGCACCGTGTTGCCCATGTCGCGCAGCCGCGCAAGGGCCGCGAGAAGGCGGCGGTTGTCGCGCTGGTGAAGCCCTATCGACGGCTCGTCCAGTATGTAGAGCACGCCCACGAGACTCGACCCTATCTGTGTGGCGAGCCTTATGCGCTGTCCCTCGCCGCCCGAGAGCGTGGCGGCCGGACGGTCGAGCTGGATGTAGTCGAGCCCCACGTTGGCGAGGAAGTCGAGCCGCTCGGAGACCTCCTTCAATATCCTTGCGGCTATCTCGGCCCGTCCCGCCTCGAGTTCCAGGCCCTTGAAGAAGCCGATGGCGTCGCCCACCGGGAGTCTCACCACGTCGTGTATCGACTTGCCGCCCACCTTCACGCTCAGGGCCTCTTTCTTCAGACGCGAGCCCCCGCACTCCGGGCAGGGCTGGATGTTCATGTACCGTTCGAGCTCGCTTCTCACGTCCTCGCTCTCGGTCTCGCGGTAGCGCCGCTCAAGGCTCGCCACGATCCCCTCGAAGCTCTGCCTGAAGCGGTGGCGGCTCTGGCCGGTCTCGTAGGAGAAGTCGATCTCCTCGTCGCCCGAGCCGTGGAGTATGACGCGGCGCACGGCGGCGGGAAGCTTCGACCACGGCGTGGTGAGCCTGAAGCCGTAGTGGGCGGCGAGCGACCCGAGTATCTGCTCGTGGTAGCCGTAGAGCGTCTTCGCCCCCTTCTTCATCCAGGGCGCGAGGGCCCCTCCCTTGAGCGAGAGGGAGGGGTCCGGCACTATCAGTTCCGG is drawn from Deltaproteobacteria bacterium and contains these coding sequences:
- the uvrA gene encoding excinuclease ABC subunit UvrA; the protein is MEKIIIKGAREHNLKDIDLEIPRERLVVITGVSGSGKSTLAFDTIYAEGQRRYVESLSAYARQFLEQMDKPDVDSIEGLSPAISIEQKTTSRNPRSTVGTVTEIYDYLRLLFARVGSPHCYRCGRPITTQTVQQMVDRVMERGEGSRIVILAPVVRGRKGEYKKELDALARRGYTRVRIDGEVMELAGEIRLDKRRKHDIDVVVDRVVIKPGVAGRLADSMETAARLSDGIVKAEVVGGEEMLFNEKSSCAACSISYPEITPALFSFNSPHGACPECKGMGERFYFDPELIVPDPSLSLKGGALAPWMKKGAKTLYGYHEQILGSLAAHYGFRLTTPWSKLPAAVRRVILHGSGDEEIDFSYETGQSRHRFRQSFEGIVASLERRYRETESEDVRSELERYMNIQPCPECGGSRLKKEALSVKVGGKSIHDVVRLPVGDAIGFFKGLELEAGRAEIAARILKEVSERLDFLANVGLDYIQLDRPAATLSGGEGQRIRLATQIGSSLVGVLYILDEPSIGLHQRDNRRLLAALARLRDMGNTVLVVEHDEETIRSADHIIDMGPGAGRGGGEVVAQGGFADIAAAPRSITGKYLSGELEIPVPAARKPPGPARLKLKGVRANNLRGLDVEFPIGLITCVTGVSGSGKSTLVVDTLYRNLARRFHGLGGKAGHVDAVEGVEFIDKVIDIDQSPIGRTPRSNPATYTGLFTPIRELFSALPEARIRGYTPGRFSFNVKGGRCEACTGDGLIKVEMHFLPDVYVTCDVCRGRRYNRETLEIRYKGRNIYEVLDMTVAEALEFFRNIPAVRERLRMLGDVGLGYIKLGQAATTLSGGEAQRIKLARELSRRSTGRTLYILDEPTTGLHFADIHKLLDVLRLLNEAGNTIIIIEHNLDVIKSADWIIDLGPEGGRRGGRIVARGTPEEVAATDGSWTGRFLKDVLCRKSSSAGAV
- a CDS encoding septal ring lytic transglycosylase RlpA family protein: MDRPFSQGRPLPQILERRSRLKEVNVNKRWWKKGSARLLLAALVLAPAGGCASAFPLSGAGEELRGVASWYGSDFHGRPTASGEIYDMHAMTAAHKTLPLGTVLDVRNLDNGRSVRVVVNDRGPFVKGRILDLSYEAARRMDMIGPGTARVALRVVGRDPRYRKYIKVADSGSSGPYVVQLGAFTDAANARRLRRALAVKYRGAYVSAARISGRKFYRVRIGSFEKRAEAMELARRLADEGYAAVLMRK